In Sorghum bicolor cultivar BTx623 chromosome 8, Sorghum_bicolor_NCBIv3, whole genome shotgun sequence, one genomic interval encodes:
- the LOC8064085 gene encoding GRF1-interacting factor 2 has product MQQPMPMQPQAPAMTPAAGITTEQIQKYLDENKQLILAILENQNLGKLAECAQYQSQLQKNLLYLAAIADAQPQTAVSRPQMAPPGALPGVGQYMSQVPMFPPRTPLTPQQMQEQQLQQQQAQLLNFSGQMVARPGMVNGMPQSIQAQQAQPSPALNKQDAGGVASEPSGTESHRSTGGDNDGGSD; this is encoded by the exons ATGCAGCAGCCGATGCCCATGCAGCCGCAGGCGCCGGCGATGACCCCGGCCGCCGGAATCACCACGGAGCAGATCCAAAAG tATCTGGATGAGAATAAGCAGCTTATTTTGGCTATTTTGGAAAATCAGAACCTAGGAAAATTGGCAGAATGTGCTCA GTATCAATCACAACTTCAGAAGAACCTCTTGTATCTCGCTGCAATCGCAGATGCCCAACCACAGACTGCTGTAAGCCGCCCTCAG ATGGCGCCGCCTGGTGCATTGCCTGGAGTAGGGCAGTACATGTCACAGGTGCCTATGTTCCCACCAAGGACACCTCTCACACCCCAACAGATGCAGGAGCAGCAACTtcagcagcagcaggctcagTTGCTAAATTTCAGTGGCCAGATGGTTGCTAGACCTGGCATGGTCAACGGCATGCCTCAGTCCATTCAAGCTCAACAAGCTCAGCCATCACCAGCATTGAACAAACAGGATGCTGGTGGAGTCGCCTCAGAGCCCTCGGGCACTGAGAGCCACAGGAGCACTGGTGGTGATAATGATGGTGGAAGCGACTAG